The proteins below are encoded in one region of Streptomyces marianii:
- a CDS encoding IS30 family transposase — MDFEIRKVRTAQGPVKLRREREAYSRLVQQGYSNTEACRIVGVDRRTGNKWRNGRSADRRQKAAPPISAVAPPSGTSRYLREEERIHIADRLREKATVRAIAAELGRSPSTVSREIRRNRTDGARGRWHYRPHAAQARADARRPRPKSRKISENPELRAAVQAMLDEKWSPEQICHALRAQFPDRPEMHVVHETVYQALYVQGRGQLRRELAGALRSGRARRRPQRQANCRQPRFTTPMVMISERPAEIEDRAVPGHWEGDLIIGKDGKSAIGTLVERATRYVMLLHLPGDHGAESVLTSLTSTVQTLPAHLKRSLTWDQGSEMARHGEFTLATDIPVYFCDPASPWQRGSNENTNGLLRQYFPKGTDLSVHTPAHLAAVADQLNRRPRKTLGWETPAERLHKLLTA, encoded by the coding sequence GGACCGCGCAGGGGCCTGTGAAGCTGCGCCGGGAGCGGGAGGCATACTCCCGGCTCGTGCAGCAGGGATACAGCAACACGGAAGCCTGCCGGATCGTCGGTGTTGACCGGCGAACCGGCAACAAGTGGCGTAACGGCCGCAGCGCCGACCGTCGGCAGAAGGCGGCACCACCGATTTCCGCGGTGGCGCCGCCTTCCGGCACGTCCAGGTACCTGCGCGAGGAGGAGCGGATCCACATCGCCGACCGGTTGCGGGAGAAGGCCACGGTGCGGGCGATCGCCGCGGAGCTGGGCCGCAGCCCGTCCACGGTCAGCCGGGAGATCCGCCGCAACCGAACGGACGGCGCACGCGGCCGGTGGCACTACCGCCCTCACGCAGCCCAGGCCCGCGCCGATGCACGCCGGCCCCGCCCCAAGAGCCGCAAGATCAGCGAGAACCCCGAGCTTCGGGCCGCTGTCCAGGCAATGCTGGACGAGAAGTGGAGCCCGGAGCAGATATGCCACGCTCTGCGGGCACAGTTCCCCGACCGGCCGGAGATGCACGTGGTCCACGAGACCGTCTACCAGGCCCTCTACGTCCAGGGCAGAGGCCAGCTGCGGCGCGAGCTCGCAGGCGCCCTGCGCTCCGGGCGGGCCCGCCGCAGGCCGCAGAGGCAGGCGAACTGCCGCCAGCCGCGTTTCACCACCCCGATGGTCATGATCAGCGAACGGCCCGCTGAGATCGAGGACCGGGCCGTGCCCGGTCACTGGGAGGGCGACCTGATCATCGGCAAGGACGGCAAGTCCGCGATCGGCACCCTGGTCGAACGCGCCACCCGCTACGTCATGCTCCTGCACCTGCCCGGCGACCACGGCGCCGAGAGCGTCCTGACCTCCCTGACATCCACCGTCCAGACCCTGCCCGCCCACCTGAAGCGGTCCCTGACCTGGGACCAGGGCAGTGAGATGGCCCGGCACGGCGAGTTCACCCTCGCCACCGACATCCCGGTCTACTTCTGCGACCCCGCCAGCCCCTGGCAGCGCGGCTCGAACGAGAACACCAACGGCCTGCTGCGGCAGTACTTCCCCAAGGGCACCGACCTGTCGGTCCACACCCCCGCGCACCTGGCCGCCGTCGCCGACCAGCTCAACCGCCGCCCACGCAA